One genomic region from Bubalus bubalis isolate 160015118507 breed Murrah chromosome 12, NDDB_SH_1, whole genome shotgun sequence encodes:
- the CAPG gene encoding macrophage-capping protein isoform X2, translated as MYSPIPQSSPFPPTVKLPGLHIWRVEKLKPVPVAPENYGIFFSGDSYLVLHNGPEELSHLHLWIGQQSSRDEQGGCAILAVHLNTLLGERPVQHRESQGNESDLFMSYFPHGLKYQEGGVESAFHKTSPGSTPAAIKKLYQVKGKKNIRATERMLSWDSFNTGDCFILDLGQNIFAWCGAKSNILERNKARDLALAIRDSERQGKAHVEIVTDGEEPADMIQVLGPKPSLKEGNPEEDLTADRTNAQAAALYKVSDATGQMNLTKLADSSPFALELLIPDDCFVLDNGLCGKIYIWKGRKANEKERQAALQVAEDFITRMRYAPNTQVEILPQGRESAIFKQFFKDWK; from the exons ATGTACTCACCCATCCCCCAGAG CTCTCCATTCCCACCGACCGTGAAGCTCCCTGGCCTGCACATATGGAGGGTGGAGAAGCTGAAGCCAGTGCCTGTGGCCCCTGAGAACTACGGCATTTTCTTCTCGGGAGACTCCTACCTGGTGCTGCACAATGGCCCAGAAGAGCTCTCCCACCTGCACCTGTGGATCG GCCAGCAGTCGTCCCGGGATGAGCAGGGGGGCTGCGCCATACTGGCCGTGCACCTCAACACCCTGCTCGGAGAGCGGCCTGTGCAGCACCGAGAGTCACAGGGCAATGAGTCCGACCTCTTCATGAGCTACTTCCCCCACGGCCTCAAGTACCAG GAAGGCGGCGTGGAGTCGGCGTTTCACAAGACCTCCCCAGGAAGCACCCCGGCTGCCATCAAGAAACTCTACCAGGTGAAGGGCAAGAAGAACATTCGTGCCACTGAGCGGATGCTGAGCTGGGACAGTTTCAACACAGGGGACTGCTTCATCCTAGACCTGGGCCAG AACATCTTTGCCTGGTGTGGTGCGAAGTCCAACATACTGGAGCGGAACAAGGCACGGGACCTGGCGCTGGCCATCCGGGACAGCGAGCGGCAGGGCAAGGCCCACGTGGAGATCGTCACCGATGGGGAGGAGCCTGCCGACATGATCCAG GTCTTGGGTCCCAAGCCCTCTCTGAAGGAGGGTAACCCTGAGGAAGACCTCACAGCTGACCGGACAAACGCACAGGCCGCGGCTCTGTATAAG GTCTCTGACGCCACTGGACAGATGAACCTGACCAAGCTGGCTGATTCCAGCCCCTTTGCCCTCGAGCTGCTGATACCCGACGACTGCTTTGTGCTGGACAACGGACTCTGTGGCAAGATCTACATTTGGAAGG GGCGCAAAGCTAATGAGAAGGAACGGCAGGCGGCCCTCCAAGTGGCCGAGGACTTTATCACCCGCATGCGGTATGCCCCAAACACTCAG GTGGAGATTCTGCCCCAGGGCCGCGAGAGTGCCATCTTCAAGCAATTCTTCAAGGACTGGAAGTGA
- the CAPG gene encoding macrophage-capping protein isoform X1 has protein sequence MYSPIPQSSSPFPPTVKLPGLHIWRVEKLKPVPVAPENYGIFFSGDSYLVLHNGPEELSHLHLWIGQQSSRDEQGGCAILAVHLNTLLGERPVQHRESQGNESDLFMSYFPHGLKYQEGGVESAFHKTSPGSTPAAIKKLYQVKGKKNIRATERMLSWDSFNTGDCFILDLGQNIFAWCGAKSNILERNKARDLALAIRDSERQGKAHVEIVTDGEEPADMIQVLGPKPSLKEGNPEEDLTADRTNAQAAALYKVSDATGQMNLTKLADSSPFALELLIPDDCFVLDNGLCGKIYIWKGRKANEKERQAALQVAEDFITRMRYAPNTQVEILPQGRESAIFKQFFKDWK, from the exons ATGTACTCACCCATCCCCCAGAG CAGCTCTCCATTCCCACCGACCGTGAAGCTCCCTGGCCTGCACATATGGAGGGTGGAGAAGCTGAAGCCAGTGCCTGTGGCCCCTGAGAACTACGGCATTTTCTTCTCGGGAGACTCCTACCTGGTGCTGCACAATGGCCCAGAAGAGCTCTCCCACCTGCACCTGTGGATCG GCCAGCAGTCGTCCCGGGATGAGCAGGGGGGCTGCGCCATACTGGCCGTGCACCTCAACACCCTGCTCGGAGAGCGGCCTGTGCAGCACCGAGAGTCACAGGGCAATGAGTCCGACCTCTTCATGAGCTACTTCCCCCACGGCCTCAAGTACCAG GAAGGCGGCGTGGAGTCGGCGTTTCACAAGACCTCCCCAGGAAGCACCCCGGCTGCCATCAAGAAACTCTACCAGGTGAAGGGCAAGAAGAACATTCGTGCCACTGAGCGGATGCTGAGCTGGGACAGTTTCAACACAGGGGACTGCTTCATCCTAGACCTGGGCCAG AACATCTTTGCCTGGTGTGGTGCGAAGTCCAACATACTGGAGCGGAACAAGGCACGGGACCTGGCGCTGGCCATCCGGGACAGCGAGCGGCAGGGCAAGGCCCACGTGGAGATCGTCACCGATGGGGAGGAGCCTGCCGACATGATCCAG GTCTTGGGTCCCAAGCCCTCTCTGAAGGAGGGTAACCCTGAGGAAGACCTCACAGCTGACCGGACAAACGCACAGGCCGCGGCTCTGTATAAG GTCTCTGACGCCACTGGACAGATGAACCTGACCAAGCTGGCTGATTCCAGCCCCTTTGCCCTCGAGCTGCTGATACCCGACGACTGCTTTGTGCTGGACAACGGACTCTGTGGCAAGATCTACATTTGGAAGG GGCGCAAAGCTAATGAGAAGGAACGGCAGGCGGCCCTCCAAGTGGCCGAGGACTTTATCACCCGCATGCGGTATGCCCCAAACACTCAG GTGGAGATTCTGCCCCAGGGCCGCGAGAGTGCCATCTTCAAGCAATTCTTCAAGGACTGGAAGTGA